AGCCCGAGATAGAGTCTCCATGAAGGCTCGTTGGGCTTTCTTGGAGGTCAAAGGCGGGTTGACCGTGAGGTAATAGGCCATCACGAGGTTGTCATCATGTCTCGGAAGATGCGAGAGGGTAAGCGCGTAAAGGATTTCGTCGGGGAAAGTTGGGATAATGGAAGGTTCAGTGAGATACTCGATCGCCCGCTATATAATTGTTAGCATCGGCTGGTGTACAAAGCAAAGGCGGAAAAACGTACCTTGAACTCAAGCCGATCAAGGTGCCAAAGCCCCTCTATGAATAACCTATATTTTTCCGGCAGATGGCATTTCCGCGCAAATTGCGCAGCTGCATCACTTGGAGCCCGACAATCCtttaagatatagtagaTCAAGCTTTGCTTTTGATGAATGTCTAGCTCGGAAGAGACAATATGGCGAATCAGGGTTCGGAGGTCCGAATTTGAGACAGGGGGATAAATATTGGtgactataatattattagtacgCCAAACAGGATTGCTGTTTGAAGGTGCGGAGGAATAAGTACCTGCTTGAACACCGAGCAACTCTAGCAGCCTGTCGGCAAAGAGTTGGTTTTCTAGCGCGCCACGGTTTTTGATAATCTGAGCAATGACCTTGCCATCATATGTGAAGTTTCTGTTGAAATGGAATATGGCATCAAACTCTTCCCAAGGAGCCATTGTGAATAGGCAGCTCAAAGTTCTATCGCTGTTGACCTCCAACCTCTGCGGCGATAAGTTTACCGTATCGTATAGCTTATACGCGAGGCGGTAGATCACATGACTGATTGTCCccttttgttgttgtggcAGAAAACAGCACTTTTCCTATTCGGGACACTATGTAAACAACCCACTTTCCCAATCGCTTCCCTCAGCTTTATCCAACATCACCGCATCGgccttcaacgcctccaTCCGCCTTAATGCGACACCTTCTTTCAAAGATTACCCCACAATCATAATGACGTCTATCGCAAGAGGCAGGCCTTCTCGGCGCTCTGCCTCGCGCAAGAGCTATGTGTTAGAAGAAACCACCTCCGAGTCCGAAGACCAGGGAAACGTTACCCCCACCCCATCCAACcccgacgaagacgacgaagacgaagaagaattcACGCCAGTACCCCAGAAAAGAGCACCTGCGAGAGGGTCACGCAGACGAGTAACGTCTGAGACGCCCACTGCGCAGGTCACCCGGAGACCACGGAGGTCGAAAACGGGAGAACCGCCAGAGTCAGAGACATCTTCGCCTGCTGATCCgagcgaagaaggcgagtCGGTTGCGAGCGCGCAAGACGAAAACGAGTCACCGAACACGGCGATAAAGCGAAAGAGTATGGAGCCTGAAGAGCCGGAGTCTCCTTCACGTACCGCGgcaatgaaaagaaaaagtatGGCCCGCAAGAGTCGTGTCTCCTCTACACCCAACCCGGAAAAGTCCTCACTCCCAACTCCAGAGCCCTCGCTTTCGCCGCAATCTCAACCGCACTCCCAGCGAGATAGCGTACCTCCGCTCGCCGATATCACAGAATCCGCGGTGAACCAGACGCCCGCGAAACCCGCCGAGGAGCTAAAGTCGCAAGTTTCCATCATCAACCCGAATACCACCATCCTCGATAAACCCATGGACATCATGTTAAAATCGCGGACCCTCGGTCCTCAAATGCCTGAGGAACCACAAGGTCCCAAGAGCCGTCTCATGATGACTACCTTGGTTTTGAATAACTTCAAGAGTTACGCAGGAAAACAGATAGTAGGGCCCTTCCACGCATCGTTCTCCTCCGTCGTCGGTCCCAACGGATCCGGAAAATCGAACGTGATTGACGCCCTGTTATTTGTATTCGGATTTCGAGCCAGCAAAATGCGACAAGGCAAGATCTCTGCTTTGATCCATAACTCGGCTAGCCACCCAAGTCTGCCGTACTGTGAAGTCGAAGTTTGTTTCCAAGAAGTTACTGACCTGCCCGGTGGCGAGCATGAAGTAGTACCAGATTCCCAACTGATTATCTCACGCAAGGCCTTTAAGAACAACTCCAGCAAGTATTATATGGACGGAAAGGAGACGAACTTTACGACTGTTACGAATCTCCTTCGCGAGCGTGGAATCGACCTGGACCACAAACGTTTCTTGATCCTTCAAGGTGAAGTTGAGTCCATTGCTCAAATGAAGGCCAAGGCTGCAAACGAGCATGAGGACGGACTTTTGGAATATCTGGAAGATATTATTGGCACCTCGAAATACAAGCAACCTATTGAGGAGGCTGCAGCTGAACTCGAAACGCTTAACGATGTATGTGTCGAAAAGAACAACCGTGTTCAGCATGTCGAAAAGGAGAAGACCTCCCTTGTCGATAAGAAGGACCAAGCCCTTGCGTACATTCGTGAGGAAAATGAGTTGGCCCAGAAACAATCAGCGCTGTACCAGATCTATATCGATGAATGTGCCGACAATCTCCGGGTCACGGAGGAGGCCATACTCCAGATGCAAGAGCTCCTAAACCTTGAGCTTGAAAAGCACGAAGGCAACGAGTCTGGAATCAAAGAGCTGGAAAAAGTATACAAACGTGCTACAAAGGAGTATGAACGTATGGAGAAAGAGACGCAGGAATTAGCAAAGGGCATGGCCAAGTATGACAAGGAATCTGTGAAGtttgaagagaagaagaaattctTGGTTgggaaacagaagaagctggaaaagGCCATGACCACTGCCCGCCATGCCGCATCAGAATGCCAGAGCTTGGTACAAAAACACAGCGATGATATCGAAAATAAGAGCAAGGAGGTTGCGGGTTTCGAAAAAGAGGTTgaggtggaggagcaggaacTCTCGACAATCCGCGATGGCCTAAAAGGCAAAACTCAAGGCCTCTCGGACCAGATTGCCGTGAAGCAAAAATCCCTGGAGCCATgggatgagaagatcaaCAAGAAACAGTCCGCACTTGCTGTGGCACAAAGTGAACTTGATATTCTACGGGAAAAAAGCAATTCTGGGGCTGTTCTGCTCGAGGAGGCGCAATCAAAGATTTCATCAATCGAAGAGTCCATTGCTCGGAAGGAAGAGGACCTTGAAGAATCCAAGGCCCAAAGATCAGGTCTTGACGACGATGTCGCACAGCTGAAGAATGACCTCAAGAAATATAGCGTCAAGGAACCAGATGTTCGCGCCCATGTCTCTAACGCTCGCCAaaaggctgaggaggctaGAGCCAGTGTTGCGAATACGCAAAATCGTGGAAGTGTCTTGACCGGTCTTATGCGTCTTAAGGAATCTGGCCGTATTGAAGGGTTCCACGGTCGACTTGGGAATCTCGGCACAATTGATGAGAAATACGATGTTGCAATTTCTACAGCTTGCCCTGCGCTCGAGAACATGGTTGTCGACACTGTCGAGGTCGGACAGCAATGTATCGATTACTTGCGAAAGAACAACCTTGGTCGTGCCAACTTTATCCTCCTGGACCGTCTCCCCAAGCGTGATCTGAACACGATCCTTACTCCCGACAATGTCCCCCGTCTCTTTGACCTGGTGAAGCCAAAGGACCCGAAATTTGCTCCGGCGTTTTACAGTGTGATGCAAAACACTCTAGTCGCCAAGGACCTCGAGCAAGCCAACCGAATCGCCTACGGCgcgaggcgttggagagTCGTCACACTTGACGGTCAGCTCATCGACACTTCCGGTACAAtgagtggtggtggtactcGTGTTGCTCGCGGTGCCATGTCATCTAAACAGGTTGGCGACATTAGCAAGGAGCAACTTGTGCAGATGGAGGGTGACctcgaagagatggagaggaagttCCAGCATTTCCAAGAGAAGCAAAGGCGAGTAGAGGCAGCTCTGCGGGAGAAGACCGAAGAGATTCCCCGGGCAGAAACGAAGATCCAAAAGATTATGATCGAAATCGACAGTGCGAAACGCAGCCGGACTGACGCCGAACGGCGTGTTCAGGAGCTAAGTGCAGCGCATGTGCCGTCAAAGACTGATGCAGGCCGGGTCAAGGCTCTTGAGGAACAAATCTCAAGTATCGAGGAGCAGATCGAGGATCTTCGCTCGCAAAAGGGTGGAATCGAAGAAGAGATCCAGGAACTTCAAAACAAGATCATGGAGGTTGGTGGTGTCAGACTACGCAGCCAGAAAGCCAAGGTCGACGGGCTTAAGGAGCAGATCAGCCTCCTGTCTGATGAAATCTCTAACGCAGAGGTTGCTAAGTCTAAGAACGAGAAACTCATAAAGAAGCACGAGAAGTCTCGGGCAGATGCTGAGAAGGAACTTGCACACATGGCTGAAGAACTCGAGAAGCTGAACGAGGATGTGACCAACCAAGCCAGCGACGCGTCTGGGTGGAAGCAGAAGGTGGATGAGGCACAGGATGTGAGTCAACTCAGAATCGTTGTTGATATGGAAACTAACAGCTGTTAGGCCCTTGATGCCAAAAAAGCCGAGCTCAAAACTATGAAGGGCGAATTGGATGAAAAGGTAGCAGAACTGAACGAAACTCGAGCATCGGAGATTGAGATGCGCAACAAGCTCGAGGAGAACCAGAAAGCTCTGTCGGAGAACGAAAAGCGTAGTCGCTACTGGCAAGACAAGCTATCCAAGCTGACGATACAAAACGTCAGCGACTTAGGCGAGGAACAACAGCCTAGCGAGCTCCAGACGTTCACCAAGGACGAGTTATCTGAGATGAACAAGGACTCCTTGAAGGCAGTTATCGCAGCCCTGGAAGAGAAGACGCAAAACTCATCACTCGACCTTTCCGTGATCGAGGAATATCGCCGTAGAGCCGCGGAGCACGAGTCACGTTCGGCTGATCTTGCAACCGCTCTCAGCAGCCGGGATAGTGCTAAATCTCGTCTGGACGGACTGCGGTCTTCTCGTTTGAATGGCTTCATGGAGGGCTTTGGTATCATCTCTCTTCGTCTCAAGGAGATGTACCAAATGATCACCATGGGTGGTAATGCCGAGCTAGAGCTGGTGGACTCCCTTGATCCGTTCTCCGAGGGCATTCTCTTCTCAGTGATGCCGCCCAAGAAAAGTTGGAAGAATATTGGTAACTTGTCCGGTGGTGAGAAGACACTCTCTAGTCTTGCACTGGTCTTTGCTCTGCACCACTATAAGCCTACGCCGCTGTATGTTATGGACGAGATTgatgcggcgctggattTCCGAAACGTGAGTCTCAATCCTTTGATATGTATTTGCGATCTCACTAACAGATTTTCAGGTTTCTATTGTGGCATCTTATATCAAGGAGCGGACCAAGAACGCGCAATTTGTGGTCATTTCCCTAAGAAACAACATGGTAGGTTTCAACCTAGACCTGGAGCTCATGACTTTACTAATTCCACTACAGTTTGAACTCGCATCCCGACTTGTTGGCGTGTACAAGGTCAGCCACATGACCAAGAGTGTGACGATCGAGAACAGAGACTACATTACAGGCCGATGATTCTTGGACTTGCGTATATAAATGCCACGCTTTAGTTTTATTCAATCATGACGGTGTTTGGGTTGTGCTTCTTCGGTTCGGTCATAATGCTATGCGTTCTATGTATGTACTTTGTCAATTTAGTAGCAGATATTGGGCAGTCGCGCCGCAATGATGACTTTCTCGCATTCCATGATCAACctcttctatatcttatttattccTCCCTCCTTCCATTCGCGAGTACATATGTACTCGAAATTTTACCATAACAATGCACAATATTATACCAGTACTTACCAATACTATTGCAAGTATAAACTTACCGTATGAGGGTACACTTGTAACCGGAGAATTTCCACGTGTAATAGCTCACAAGGCTTCAAGCTTATACATAACCAGATAAAGACAACACAACACGTACTTAACGAAGTGGAGCTCCCAAGCAACCTTATCTGCACCATACCTATAGAGAATTAGAGATAAGAAACTAGAGAAACCCCGAGCGAGACCGGGCCCATCCATTCATCGATCTACATCAGCATGCAAGATAAGCTTTTCAATATCGATCTACTCCTAGTACAGC
This genomic interval from Aspergillus puulaauensis MK2 DNA, chromosome 7, nearly complete sequence contains the following:
- the smc4 gene encoding condensin subunit SMC4 (COG:D;~EggNog:ENOG410PFHT;~InterPro:IPR010935,IPR003395,IPR041738,IPR027417, IPR024704,IPR036277;~PFAM:PF06470,PF02463;~go_component: GO:0005694 - chromosome [Evidence IEA];~go_function: GO:0005515 - protein binding [Evidence IEA];~go_function: GO:0005524 - ATP binding [Evidence IEA];~go_process: GO:0051276 - chromosome organization [Evidence IEA]), which gives rise to MTSIARGRPSRRSASRKSYVLEETTSESEDQGNVTPTPSNPDEDDEDEEEFTPVPQKRAPARGSRRRVTSETPTAQVTRRPRRSKTGEPPESETSSPADPSEEGESVASAQDENESPNTAIKRKSMEPEEPESPSRTAAMKRKSMARKSRVSSTPNPEKSSLPTPEPSLSPQSQPHSQRDSVPPLADITESAVNQTPAKPAEELKSQVSIINPNTTILDKPMDIMLKSRTLGPQMPEEPQGPKSRLMMTTLVLNNFKSYAGKQIVGPFHASFSSVVGPNGSGKSNVIDALLFVFGFRASKMRQGKISALIHNSASHPSLPYCEVEVCFQEVTDLPGGEHEVVPDSQLIISRKAFKNNSSKYYMDGKETNFTTVTNLLRERGIDLDHKRFLILQGEVESIAQMKAKAANEHEDGLLEYLEDIIGTSKYKQPIEEAAAELETLNDVCVEKNNRVQHVEKEKTSLVDKKDQALAYIREENELAQKQSALYQIYIDECADNLRVTEEAILQMQELLNLELEKHEGNESGIKELEKVYKRATKEYERMEKETQELAKGMAKYDKESVKFEEKKKFLVGKQKKLEKAMTTARHAASECQSLVQKHSDDIENKSKEVAGFEKEVEVEEQELSTIRDGLKGKTQGLSDQIAVKQKSLEPWDEKINKKQSALAVAQSELDILREKSNSGAVLLEEAQSKISSIEESIARKEEDLEESKAQRSGLDDDVAQLKNDLKKYSVKEPDVRAHVSNARQKAEEARASVANTQNRGSVLTGLMRLKESGRIEGFHGRLGNLGTIDEKYDVAISTACPALENMVVDTVEVGQQCIDYLRKNNLGRANFILLDRLPKRDLNTILTPDNVPRLFDLVKPKDPKFAPAFYSVMQNTLVAKDLEQANRIAYGARRWRVVTLDGQLIDTSGTMSGGGTRVARGAMSSKQVGDISKEQLVQMEGDLEEMERKFQHFQEKQRRVEAALREKTEEIPRAETKIQKIMIEIDSAKRSRTDAERRVQELSAAHVPSKTDAGRVKALEEQISSIEEQIEDLRSQKGGIEEEIQELQNKIMEVGGVRLRSQKAKVDGLKEQISLLSDEISNAEVAKSKNEKLIKKHEKSRADAEKELAHMAEELEKLNEDVTNQASDASGWKQKVDEAQDALDAKKAELKTMKGELDEKVAELNETRASEIEMRNKLEENQKALSENEKRSRYWQDKLSKLTIQNVSDLGEEQQPSELQTFTKDELSEMNKDSLKAVIAALEEKTQNSSLDLSVIEEYRRRAAEHESRSADLATALSSRDSAKSRLDGLRSSRLNGFMEGFGIISLRLKEMYQMITMGGNAELELVDSLDPFSEGILFSVMPPKKSWKNIGNLSGGEKTLSSLALVFALHHYKPTPLYVMDEIDAALDFRNVSIVASYIKERTKNAQFVVISLRNNMFELASRLVGVYKVSHMTKSVTIENRDYITGR
- a CDS encoding ELYS family protein (COG:S;~EggNog:ENOG410PSEP;~InterPro:IPR025151;~PFAM:PF13934) produces the protein MAPWEEFDAIFHFNRNFTYDGKVIAQIIKNRGALENQLFADRLLELLGVQAVTNIYPPVSNSDLRTLIRHIVSSELDIHQKQSLIYYILKDCRAPSDAAAQFARKCHLPEKYRLFIEGLWHLDRLEFKRAIEYLTEPSIIPTFPDEILYALTLSHLPRHDDNLVMAYYLTVNPPLTSKKAQRAFMETLSRASITEAFYFTRKHHDALRQMYLTQLIEFVHTTDAGQLRSTRAMELIGLPFDDQEEEWFENSLLRGNAKTLHGAKDTVMMRRLATGKTAGLSTELESLGGKKIDGLNWDMLKQSMEPAQASTSR